From the Hymenobacter yonginensis genome, one window contains:
- a CDS encoding PIN domain-containing protein, with protein MEIIIDTNIVYSDWMFRNADSTAFLEYVRRTNARIYVPQIVWDEVLNNYVNALKTKHKNYEDNSKLFGSILVDTPVLKIVNLDYDAEGQRYLTWLQRQFGYDNFKVISHGEFTARLAKRSMAKRRPFNGTSEREFKDSLVWETVLDFMSGVLGANDTELVFISNDSKAFGLDKKNTQSTKSISLDATRNDLHEHLIEDLMEYNVLDKKFSFYSTLGGFVSEHYAPIKGISPEGLIIFLKEKNEFRNLFYLIFKEKIKEINEAIAFANPRYIIGEVSIESDLLFSEIQQFFLFKNSNDIISVSGILFVAVGVGILYKTDIGAKSYLSNNNLIFEVKVLADYALGFNNLVIESMVVAPESKLEFNGSYVEKRKFVSSADSVVWKIIDNFYDSNINDIFKIEMLDFEKSIKNTKSIDLGVSKGNSKYIPNANASLLKIKKHKNKKR; from the coding sequence ATGGAAATAATAATAGATACTAATATTGTATACTCCGACTGGATGTTTAGAAATGCTGATTCGACAGCATTTTTAGAATATGTAAGACGAACTAATGCAAGAATATACGTTCCTCAAATAGTATGGGATGAAGTATTGAATAATTATGTAAATGCCTTAAAAACAAAGCATAAAAACTACGAAGACAATAGCAAGTTGTTTGGTTCTATATTGGTTGATACACCTGTACTAAAGATAGTAAATCTTGATTATGATGCTGAAGGACAACGCTATTTGACATGGTTGCAAAGACAGTTTGGGTATGATAACTTTAAAGTTATTAGTCATGGTGAGTTTACAGCTAGACTTGCAAAACGGTCTATGGCTAAAAGAAGGCCGTTTAATGGCACAAGTGAGAGAGAATTTAAGGATAGCTTAGTATGGGAGACAGTTCTAGATTTTATGTCAGGAGTGCTTGGTGCTAATGATACTGAACTTGTCTTTATTAGTAACGATAGCAAAGCATTTGGGCTTGATAAGAAAAATACTCAATCCACAAAATCTATTAGTTTAGACGCTACTAGGAATGATCTTCATGAACATCTAATTGAAGATTTAATGGAGTATAATGTTTTAGACAAAAAGTTTTCTTTTTACAGTACACTAGGTGGCTTTGTGTCTGAGCATTATGCTCCAATAAAAGGAATAAGTCCTGAGGGATTAATAATATTCCTAAAAGAGAAAAACGAGTTTAGGAATTTGTTTTATTTAATTTTTAAAGAAAAAATAAAAGAAATTAACGAAGCAATAGCTTTTGCTAATCCAAGATATATTATAGGTGAAGTGTCAATTGAGAGTGATTTATTATTTTCTGAAATACAGCAATTTTTTTTATTTAAAAATAGCAATGATATAATTAGTGTTTCTGGTATCTTGTTTGTTGCTGTTGGTGTAGGAATACTGTATAAAACCGATATTGGTGCTAAAAGTTATTTGTCAAACAATAATTTAATATTCGAAGTTAAAGTATTGGCTGACTATGCACTTGGTTTCAATAATTTAGTAATTGAATCCATGGTTGTTGCGCCCGAATCTAAGCTGGAATTTAATGGGTCTTATGTAGAAAAACGAAAATTTGTTAGTAGTGCCGATTCTGTTGTATGGAAAATAATAGACAATTTTTATGATTCTAATATCAATGATATATTTAAAATAGAAATGCTTGATTTCGAAAAAAGCATTAAGAATACTAAGTCAATTGACTTGGGTGTTAGTAAAGGAAATTCTAAGTATATACCAAATGCAAATGCATCATTACTGAAAATAAAAAAGCATAAAAATAAAAAACGGTGA
- the purU gene encoding formyltetrahydrofolate deformylase has product MTHYLLINCPDEPGLVYRITEVLYRHGLNILRNGEFVDRHDHHFFMRTELEGPCEPARLLADLQTALPHATIRLRDDRPRRIVLMATKEHHCLSELLLRHFFGQLQAQVLAVISNHDNLRNLTERLGVPYHYLSAEGLSREAHEAAVLQQIDAYDPDYVVLARYMRILSPEFVAHFPARLINIHHSFLPAFVGASPYAQAYARGVKSIGATAHFVTDQLDQGPIITQSVIPTDHTHSALDMAQAGRDVEKITLARALTLVFREQVFVHRNRTIVFE; this is encoded by the coding sequence ATGACCCACTACCTCCTCATCAACTGCCCCGACGAGCCGGGCCTGGTGTACCGCATCACCGAAGTGCTCTACCGCCACGGCCTCAACATCCTGCGCAACGGCGAGTTCGTCGACCGCCACGACCACCATTTCTTCATGCGCACCGAGCTCGAAGGCCCCTGCGAGCCCGCCCGCCTGCTCGCCGACCTGCAAACCGCCCTGCCCCACGCCACCATCCGCCTCCGCGACGACCGGCCCCGCCGCATCGTGCTCATGGCCACCAAAGAGCACCACTGCCTCTCCGAGCTGCTGCTGCGCCACTTCTTCGGCCAGTTGCAGGCCCAGGTGCTGGCCGTCATCAGCAACCACGACAACCTGCGCAACCTCACCGAGCGCCTCGGCGTGCCCTACCACTACCTCAGCGCCGAAGGCCTCTCCCGCGAAGCCCACGAAGCCGCCGTGCTCCAGCAAATCGACGCCTACGACCCCGACTACGTGGTGCTGGCCCGCTACATGCGCATCCTCTCGCCCGAGTTTGTGGCCCACTTCCCGGCCCGCCTCATCAACATCCACCACAGCTTCCTGCCGGCTTTTGTGGGGGCCAGCCCCTACGCCCAGGCCTACGCCCGCGGCGTCAAAAGCATCGGCGCCACCGCCCACTTCGTCACCGACCAGCTCGACCAGGGCCCCATCATCACCCAGAGCGTCATCCCCACCGACCACACCCACAGCGCCCTCGACATGGCCCAGGCCGGCCGCGACGTCGAGAAAATCACCCTGGCCCGCGCCCTCACCTTGGTGTTCCGCGAGCAGGTCTTCGTCCACCGCAACCGCACCATCGTCTTCGAATAG
- a CDS encoding DUF3592 domain-containing protein, whose translation MTTFPLVSGALALAHLAIAGWVLRWLWQHYRPGSGTAPASIVAEGTIVALETDAQRWLEEFPVVRFQGRQGQWLTLRCHRKCRAARFITGQKVTVRYPAPAPEQFVILSRLGLLLL comes from the coding sequence ATGACGACCTTCCCCCTTGTTTCCGGCGCCTTGGCGCTGGCGCACCTGGCCATTGCGGGCTGGGTGCTGCGCTGGCTCTGGCAACACTACCGCCCTGGCTCGGGAACCGCCCCCGCCAGCATCGTCGCCGAAGGCACCATTGTGGCCCTCGAAACCGACGCCCAGCGCTGGCTGGAAGAGTTTCCAGTAGTGCGTTTCCAGGGCCGGCAGGGCCAGTGGCTTACGCTGCGCTGCCACCGCAAGTGCCGCGCCGCCCGCTTCATCACCGGCCAGAAGGTAACCGTGCGCTACCCGGCCCCCGCCCCCGAGCAGTTCGTGATTCTGAGCCGGCTGGGCCTGCTGTTGCTGTAG
- a CDS encoding SulP family inorganic anion transporter: protein MFQVLPYLAQYKINVKNEILAGLTTALALVPEVVAFALLAHISPLVGIGSAFVICLITSVFGGRPGMISGAAGSVAVVIVALVAQHGVEYLFLAVALMGVLQIAVGLLRFGKFIRLVPQPVVYGFVNGLAVIIFMAQLEQFKVPGAGGEEQWLQGTPLLLMLGLVALTMAIVYLLPKLTKAVPASLVAIIVVSALVIGGNLDTKSVGDIASIKGVLPTLHWPQVPLTWATLALVLPYSVIMALVGLTESLLTLTVVDEMTDTRGHGNQDCVAQGLANVASGLTGGMGGCAMIGQTMVNLESRGRGRLSGVVAALALALFVVAGSSLIEQLPLAALVGVMFMVVIGTFEWASLRILRRMPRADVLVMLLVTLVTAVSQNLALAVLLGVVISALVFAWENAKRIRARKHTDDAGTRHYEIYGPLFFGSVQAFTDKFDVQQDPAQVVIDFRESRVADMSGIDALHKLTERYHRLGKTLHLRHLSPDCRQLLRNAGALIEVNIQEDPEYRVVTAE, encoded by the coding sequence ATGTTTCAGGTTCTGCCCTATCTGGCTCAGTACAAAATCAACGTTAAAAACGAAATTCTCGCTGGTCTGACCACCGCACTGGCCCTGGTGCCGGAAGTGGTGGCCTTCGCCCTGCTGGCCCACATCAGCCCGCTGGTGGGCATCGGCTCGGCCTTTGTCATCTGCCTTATCACGAGCGTATTTGGCGGCCGGCCCGGCATGATTTCGGGCGCGGCCGGCTCGGTAGCCGTCGTGATTGTGGCCCTGGTGGCTCAGCACGGCGTGGAGTACCTGTTTCTGGCCGTGGCCCTGATGGGCGTGCTGCAGATTGCCGTGGGGCTGCTGCGCTTCGGCAAGTTTATCCGGCTGGTGCCGCAGCCGGTGGTGTACGGCTTCGTCAACGGACTCGCCGTTATCATCTTCATGGCCCAACTGGAGCAGTTCAAGGTGCCTGGCGCGGGCGGCGAAGAGCAGTGGCTGCAGGGCACCCCGCTCCTGCTGATGCTCGGGCTGGTGGCCCTCACCATGGCCATCGTCTACCTGCTACCCAAGCTCACGAAGGCCGTGCCGGCTTCGCTGGTGGCCATTATCGTGGTGTCGGCGCTGGTGATTGGGGGCAACCTCGACACCAAGTCGGTGGGCGATATTGCCTCCATCAAGGGCGTGCTGCCCACGCTGCACTGGCCACAGGTGCCCCTGACCTGGGCTACGCTGGCGCTGGTGCTGCCCTACTCCGTTATCATGGCGCTGGTGGGCCTCACCGAAAGTCTGCTGACCCTGACCGTGGTGGACGAAATGACCGACACACGCGGCCACGGCAACCAAGACTGCGTGGCCCAGGGCCTGGCCAACGTGGCCTCGGGCCTCACCGGTGGCATGGGCGGCTGCGCCATGATCGGGCAGACGATGGTGAACCTGGAATCCCGGGGGCGCGGGCGGCTGTCGGGCGTGGTGGCGGCCCTGGCGCTGGCGCTGTTTGTGGTGGCCGGCTCCTCCCTCATCGAGCAGCTGCCGCTGGCCGCGCTGGTGGGCGTGATGTTTATGGTGGTGATTGGCACCTTCGAGTGGGCCAGTTTGCGCATCCTGCGCCGCATGCCCCGCGCCGACGTGCTGGTGATGCTGCTCGTGACGCTGGTCACGGCCGTGTCGCAGAACCTGGCGCTGGCCGTGCTGCTGGGCGTGGTGATTTCGGCGCTGGTATTTGCCTGGGAAAACGCCAAGCGCATCCGGGCCCGCAAGCACACCGACGACGCCGGCACCCGCCACTACGAAATCTACGGCCCGCTGTTCTTCGGCTCGGTGCAGGCCTTCACCGATAAGTTCGACGTGCAGCAGGACCCCGCGCAGGTGGTCATCGACTTCCGCGAAAGCCGGGTGGCCGATATGTCGGGCATTGATGCGCTGCACAAGCTCACGGAGCGCTACCACCGCCTGGGCAAAACCCTGCACCTGCGCCACCTCAGCCCCGACTGCCGCCAGCTGCTGCGCAACGCCGGCGCCCTCATCGAAGTCAACATCCAGGAAGACCCCGAGTACCGCGTGGTAACGGCCGAGTAG
- a CDS encoding HelD family protein: MNATEQEEKEYLEEIKEKLTLAVRRVDNAVKQFSTELRQKKEYIHENQSGMDEADMVAADQSINRMALTGEGAVGRKRRLLKLVQSPYFGRLDFGAKNQPAVPVYIGVHSFFDEQQRQNLIYDWRAPISSLFYDFELGEASYATPSGTVQGRIELKRQYKIRDGRLEFLLDSDVNIHDDVLQQELAKSSDDKMKNIVATIQRDQNAVIRNEEATVMVIQGVAGSGKTSIALHRIAFLLYRYRETIAAKDILIISPNKVFADYISNVLPELGEEHLPEMGMEELAADLLEGRYQFQTFFEQVTALLEHHNAAFIERIRFKSSFEFLSQLNQYLLHIENNYLTVTELRVGRTVVPAAFIQQKFRTYHRVPLLKRFALVANDVRAHVRDAVGRKLTGQEKGTIGEALPRMFRLHQVPELYRDFYRWIGRPELLNMHPSQPLEYADVFALIYLRIRLEGLPGYDHVKHLLIDEMQDYTPVQYAVLSRLFHCRKTILGDVSQTVNPYSASSAETIERVFPQADVMRLYRSYRSTLEITSFAQRITPNPHIIPLERHGPAPAVLQFGSRDEEMQALRQLITDFPGAGHHSLGIICKTLRQAEQAFEALEAAGVYLLTDESTKFKEGIIITTAHLAKGLEFDAVVVPFVSARVYKTEVDRSMLYVACTRAMHQLTLTYSGELTGFLSA, encoded by the coding sequence ATGAACGCCACCGAACAGGAAGAGAAAGAGTACCTGGAAGAAATCAAGGAGAAGCTCACGCTGGCCGTGCGCCGCGTGGACAATGCCGTGAAGCAGTTCTCCACCGAGCTGCGCCAGAAAAAGGAATACATCCACGAAAACCAGTCGGGCATGGACGAGGCCGATATGGTGGCCGCTGACCAGTCCATCAACCGCATGGCCCTCACGGGCGAAGGCGCCGTGGGCCGCAAGCGCCGGCTGCTCAAGCTGGTGCAGTCGCCCTATTTCGGCCGCCTCGATTTCGGTGCCAAGAACCAGCCGGCCGTGCCGGTGTACATTGGGGTGCATTCGTTTTTTGATGAGCAGCAGCGCCAGAACCTGATTTACGACTGGCGCGCGCCCATTTCCTCGCTGTTCTATGATTTCGAGCTGGGCGAGGCCTCGTACGCCACGCCGTCGGGCACGGTGCAGGGCCGCATCGAGCTGAAGCGGCAGTACAAAATCCGGGACGGCCGCCTGGAATTCCTGCTCGACAGCGACGTGAACATCCACGACGACGTGCTGCAGCAGGAGCTGGCCAAGTCCTCCGACGATAAGATGAAGAACATCGTCGCCACGATTCAGCGCGACCAGAACGCGGTAATCCGCAACGAGGAGGCCACGGTGATGGTGATTCAGGGGGTGGCCGGCTCGGGCAAAACCTCCATTGCCCTGCACCGCATTGCGTTTCTGCTGTACCGCTACCGCGAAACCATTGCCGCCAAGGACATCCTCATCATCTCGCCCAACAAGGTGTTTGCCGACTACATTTCCAACGTGCTGCCCGAGCTGGGCGAGGAGCACCTGCCGGAAATGGGCATGGAGGAGCTGGCCGCCGACCTTCTGGAAGGCCGCTACCAGTTCCAGACCTTCTTCGAGCAGGTGACGGCCCTGCTGGAGCACCACAACGCGGCCTTTATTGAGCGGATCCGGTTCAAGTCGTCGTTTGAGTTCCTGAGCCAGCTCAACCAGTACCTGCTCCACATCGAAAACAACTATCTCACCGTGACGGAGCTGCGCGTGGGCCGCACGGTGGTGCCCGCCGCTTTCATTCAGCAGAAGTTCCGAACCTACCACCGGGTGCCGCTGCTGAAGCGCTTTGCGCTGGTGGCCAACGACGTGCGGGCCCACGTGCGCGACGCCGTGGGCCGCAAGCTCACGGGCCAGGAGAAGGGCACCATCGGCGAGGCCCTGCCCCGTATGTTCCGGCTGCACCAGGTGCCGGAGCTTTACCGCGACTTTTACCGCTGGATCGGGCGGCCCGAGCTGCTGAATATGCACCCCAGCCAGCCGCTGGAATACGCCGACGTGTTTGCCCTGATTTACCTGCGCATCCGCCTGGAAGGCCTGCCCGGCTACGACCACGTCAAGCACCTGCTCATCGACGAAATGCAGGACTACACGCCCGTGCAGTACGCGGTACTATCGCGCCTGTTCCACTGCCGCAAAACCATCCTCGGCGACGTGAGCCAGACGGTGAACCCCTACAGCGCGTCGTCGGCCGAAACCATTGAGAGGGTTTTCCCGCAGGCCGATGTGATGCGCCTCTACCGCAGCTACCGCTCCACGCTTGAAATTACGTCCTTCGCCCAGCGCATCACCCCCAACCCGCACATCATCCCGCTGGAGCGGCACGGCCCCGCGCCTGCCGTGCTGCAGTTCGGTAGCCGCGACGAGGAAATGCAGGCCCTCCGGCAGCTTATCACGGACTTTCCTGGCGCCGGCCACCATTCCCTGGGCATCATCTGCAAGACGCTGCGGCAGGCGGAGCAGGCTTTCGAGGCGCTGGAAGCAGCGGGCGTGTATCTGCTCACCGATGAGTCCACGAAGTTCAAGGAAGGCATCATCATCACCACGGCCCACCTGGCCAAGGGGCTGGAGTTTGATGCGGTAGTGGTGCCGTTTGTATCGGCCCGCGTTTACAAAACGGAGGTGGACCGCAGCATGCTGTATGTGGCCTGCACCCGCGCCATGCACCAGCTCACGCTTACCTATTCAGGGGAGCTGACGGGCTTTTTGTCGGCCTGA
- a CDS encoding ExeM/NucH family extracellular endonuclease, producing the protein MPTISTRFAALALISAFPIGSRPAAAQSTPAITHIGTIQGTGPAATAGTYTIEGVVTGVYPGLSPGGFYVQEATAATDGNPATSDALYVVQPEAKVKIGDNVRITGTVLESADAPSYTQAVLTQPTVEVLWPKNQLPDFSVLPAGQYSSADLERFEGMRVQFPVPLTVADVYSLKQRGELILTTGGTLYQPTQFIDPNDNPATGTASTGTSNVAAVNAYQTANLERSLVLDDGTAAKPTTMPFVDPVLGTVRVGSTVARLRGIMGFSYGKWRIQPLPGSDAPSFNVRRPAVPTFGRLDLKIASYNVLNYFNGDGAGGGFPTPRGAKTAEDFARQRAKIIAGLVAMNADIIGLSEMENDGFGPESAVQDLVNGLNQVAGAGTYAFINDGGASQQPNNTDVIRCAILYKPATVAPMKAAMVAATPGVFERPPLAQLFTTRRTTRPDTLVLVVNHFKSKSSGKGVDADQNDGQGGSNDRRRTQARELVQFLNKTVKPAGARRVICIGDYNSNYEEDPLDILRAAGLVVVTPPTSASYVFKGLTGSLDHCIVTPNMVGFIDVHKWNINSGEPNSLQYDAAGPDTDTKSPFRSSDHDPVLIGVNFKGLAPTSISASRLYMYPNPEGGARAFALPELPATTGPISLEMSLPQGATMLRLQGPQALLQAQLNRATAHLAPGLYVLRIKGQGVDATQRVMKE; encoded by the coding sequence ATGCCCACCATTTCTACTCGCTTTGCTGCTCTCGCTCTGATCAGTGCTTTTCCCATCGGCAGCCGGCCCGCCGCTGCCCAGTCCACGCCGGCCATCACCCACATCGGCACCATTCAGGGCACCGGGCCGGCGGCCACGGCCGGCACCTACACTATTGAGGGCGTCGTGACGGGCGTGTATCCGGGGCTGAGCCCGGGCGGCTTCTACGTGCAGGAAGCCACCGCCGCCACCGACGGTAACCCCGCCACCTCCGACGCCCTCTACGTGGTGCAGCCCGAGGCCAAAGTGAAGATCGGCGACAACGTGCGCATCACAGGCACGGTGCTGGAAAGCGCCGATGCGCCCTCCTACACCCAGGCCGTGCTCACGCAGCCCACCGTGGAAGTGCTCTGGCCCAAAAACCAGCTCCCCGATTTCTCGGTGCTGCCCGCCGGCCAGTATTCCTCGGCCGATCTGGAGCGGTTTGAGGGCATGCGCGTGCAGTTTCCGGTGCCGCTCACGGTGGCCGATGTGTACAGCCTCAAGCAGCGCGGCGAGCTGATTCTGACCACCGGCGGCACGCTCTACCAGCCCACCCAGTTCATCGACCCCAACGACAACCCCGCCACCGGCACCGCCAGCACCGGCACCAGCAACGTGGCCGCCGTCAATGCCTACCAAACCGCCAACCTCGAACGGTCGTTGGTGCTCGACGATGGCACCGCCGCCAAGCCCACCACCATGCCCTTCGTTGATCCGGTGCTGGGCACCGTGCGGGTGGGCAGCACCGTGGCGCGGTTGCGCGGCATCATGGGCTTCAGCTACGGCAAGTGGCGCATCCAGCCTCTGCCCGGCTCCGATGCGCCCTCGTTCAACGTGCGCCGGCCGGCCGTGCCCACCTTCGGCCGCCTCGACCTGAAGATTGCTAGCTACAACGTGCTCAACTACTTCAACGGCGACGGCGCGGGCGGCGGCTTCCCCACTCCCCGCGGCGCCAAAACCGCCGAGGACTTCGCCCGCCAGCGCGCCAAAATCATTGCTGGCTTGGTGGCCATGAACGCCGACATCATCGGGCTGAGTGAGATGGAAAACGACGGTTTCGGGCCCGAGTCGGCGGTGCAGGACCTGGTGAACGGCCTCAACCAGGTGGCCGGCGCCGGCACCTACGCCTTCATCAACGACGGCGGCGCCAGCCAGCAGCCCAACAACACCGACGTTATCCGGTGCGCCATCCTCTACAAGCCAGCCACGGTAGCGCCCATGAAAGCCGCCATGGTGGCCGCCACGCCCGGTGTGTTCGAGCGCCCACCGCTGGCCCAGCTGTTCACCACCCGCCGCACCACCCGCCCCGACACGCTGGTGCTGGTCGTGAACCACTTCAAGTCTAAGAGCAGCGGCAAGGGCGTGGATGCCGACCAGAACGACGGCCAGGGCGGCTCCAACGACCGGCGCCGCACCCAGGCCCGCGAGCTGGTGCAGTTCCTGAACAAGACCGTGAAGCCGGCCGGCGCCCGCCGCGTGATCTGCATCGGCGACTATAACTCCAACTACGAAGAAGACCCGCTCGACATCCTGCGCGCCGCCGGCCTAGTGGTCGTGACGCCGCCCACCAGCGCCTCCTACGTGTTCAAGGGCCTCACTGGCTCCCTCGACCACTGCATCGTAACGCCCAACATGGTGGGGTTCATTGACGTGCACAAATGGAACATCAACTCCGGCGAGCCGAATTCTCTGCAGTATGACGCCGCCGGCCCCGACACCGACACCAAGAGCCCCTTCCGCTCCTCCGACCACGACCCGGTGCTGATTGGCGTGAACTTCAAGGGCCTCGCCCCGACCAGCATCAGCGCCTCGCGCCTCTACATGTACCCCAACCCCGAGGGCGGCGCCCGCGCCTTCGCCCTGCCGGAGCTACCCGCCACCACCGGCCCGATTTCGCTGGAAATGAGCCTGCCGCAGGGCGCTACCATGCTGCGCCTGCAGGGCCCGCAGGCGCTGCTGCAGGCGCAGCTCAACCGCGCCACCGCCCACCTGGCCCCCGGCCTCTACGTACTCCGCATCAAAGGCCAGGGCGTAGACGCCACCCAGCGCGTGATGAAGGAATAA